Proteins encoded by one window of Primulina huaijiensis isolate GDHJ02 chromosome 1, ASM1229523v2, whole genome shotgun sequence:
- the LOC140990251 gene encoding RING-H2 finger protein ATL1-like — MERSQNTPETQSPQHLSNNGFPIIAILILAIAATAFLLISYYIFVTKRYFIWQQLDPLRRFSFRRTPPSVNPSASHSPLWQNQGLDESLIRELPTFQYSKSEFGHSSALWRCVVCLTDFQEHELLRVLPKCNHAFHLDCIDLWLQNCSNCPLCRSAISGRNRFRFDKILAPNSSPQDPQPMVGSEEDFAAIEQSGEDGNGGLANRQQERINLSSFLAQPRSHSSRKFEQNVGKSKPRQFQHVSIMGDENSHFSVQPIRRSFSMDSVVDRHVYLSVQQEIIRQNGDLSQVRSNEESSGRSQRSFFSIRHGRGSRNAVLPIEF; from the coding sequence ATGGAGAGATCACAAAACACACCTGAAACTCAATCTCCTCAACACCTTTCCAACAATGGCTTCCCAATAATTGCCATCTTAATATTAGCCATAGCAGCCACAGCTTTCCTACTGATCAGCTACTACATTTTCGTGACCAAACGTTACTTCATATGGCAACAACTCGACCCTTTACGACGTTTTTCATTCAGGCGAACACCACCGAGTGTAAATCCGTCGGCATCTCATTCGCCTTTGTGGCAGAATCAAGGGCTCGACGAATCGCTAATTCGGGAACTTCCAACTTTCCAGTATAGCAAGAGCGAGTTTGGACACAGCAGTGCTCTTTGGAGATGTGTGGTGTGTCTGACAGATTTCCAAGAACATGAATTGTTGAGAGTTCTTCCCAAGTGTAATCATGCATTCCATTTGGATTGCATTGATTTATGGCTTCAGAACTGTTCCAACTGCCCTTTATGCAGATCGGCCATTTCAGGCCGTAACCGCTTCCGGTTTGATAAAATATTGGCGCCTAATTCATCACCTCAAGATCCACAGCCAATGGTTGGAAGTGAAGAAGATTTTGCAGCGATTGAACAAAGTGGGGAAGATGGGAATGGTGGTTTAGCTAATAGACAGCAGGAAAGAATCAATTTGAGCAGTTTCTTGGCACAACCTAGAAGCCATTCATCAAGAAAGTTCGAGCAGAATGTTGGGAAATCAAAACCAAGACAATTTCAGCATGTTTCGATCATGGGAGATGAAAATTCTCACTTTTCAGTTCAGCCCATCAGAAGATCTTTCTCTATGGATTCCGTGGTGGATCGCCATGTTTACTTGTCAGTTCAGCAAGAAATTATAAGGCAAAACGGGGATCTTAGTCAGGTTAGAAGCAACGAAGAAAGCAGCGGCAGAAGCCAAAGATCGTTCTTTTCGATTCGACATGGAAGAGGATCAAGAAATGCAGTTCTTCCAATCGAGTTTTAG